The DNA segment GGATTCAGCCGGAGGTCATAGGGCCGGCGGCCGCCGTGCGGCGCTGCCCGCCTGGCCTGAAAGATGGTCCTGCGTCTGGTCTGGCGCGGCTGCTTCGCGGGCGCGTTGGCCCTGAAGGTCAGCCATTAGCTGCTCCACCGTTCGGACGCCGATGCCGGAGTCTTCGATGTCGCGGAAGGTGCGGCTCATCGCTTCGACCCGCCGCCTGAACGACACGTCGCCCATCACCGCGTCGAGCATTCTCTGAATGTCGCGGACAGATGCGCCGTGACTATTCCCGCGCAGGCCGATGCCGTGGTGGGCGACTCTTGCCGCGTGGTAGGGCTGATCCCAGTTGCCGGGGAAGACGACCATCGGCACGGCGAAGAAGATGCACTCCTTGACCGCCCCCAGGCCGCCGTGCGTGATCATCACCGCCGCCCGCTCCAGCAGCTTCAGTTGCGGTGCCCAGTTCACTACCAGCACGTTGTCGGGCAGCGGCGCGAACGCTTCCGCCTTCAGGTAAGGCCCGACCGCCAGCACCAACTGCCACTGCGGCCTCTCGCCGACCGCCTCGATGATCGCACCGAACAGCGCCTCGCTCTGCTTGTACTGATGGCACTGGCTGCCGAACGAGCAGTAGATGAGCGGGCGGCTGTCGTCGAGCTTCTCCCAAGGAAACGCGCTGAATTCTTTCCTTTCGACTTCGATTGAAGCTTCAAGG comes from the Blastocatellia bacterium genome and includes:
- a CDS encoding glycosyltransferase, whose translation is MANILFMPVPEFGHMNPPLKLAKSLQQRGHRVYYIGFSDFEDYVRAQGLDYISIFKDRYPKGYLAAKADKQASMKTDRLSLLFMEARARQDRIALDPLAAFEEEVAQVFQAVPPDLFLVDNMLRDLAASVAHHLGVPTVRLSLHFEEARVALAERGRTPPPEKLPAIILCPKEFDFVHSPMKENYHYLEASIEVERKEFSAFPWEKLDDSRPLIYCSFGSQCHQYKQSEALFGAIIEAVGERPQWQLVLAVGPYLKAEAFAPLPDNVLVVNWAPQLKLLERAAVMITHGGLGAVKECIFFAVPMVVFPGNWDQPYHAARVAHHGIGLRGNSHGASVRDIQRMLDAVMGDVSFRRRVEAMSRTFRDIEDSGIGVRTVEQLMADLQGQRAREAAAPDQTQDHLSGQAGSAARRPPAL